From one Sediminispirochaeta bajacaliforniensis DSM 16054 genomic stretch:
- a CDS encoding phage tail sheath family protein translates to MPQYQTPGVYVEEVSGGSKPIEAGATNVVGFLGIAEKGPVNDPTLVTNWTQYNKLFGGMHQGGWLGHAVYLFFQNGGTKCYINNLAAPEKSGATAAPSKADGKDGAKENEKASEKSKEPYVVKNPDNITKLIIGKDGGPGKRSGLPAFNPISDISIVCAPGVDDPAAQDAILSHCEQNRFRVAVLDAPESLEKGIDTIPMPRDSTMGAYYFPWVKIYDAEADQDVYAPPSGGVAGVYGRVDSTRGVFKAPANEIFRGATGVKYALTDAEQELLNPKGVNCIREFEGRGIRVWGARTFSSDPEWRYINVRRLFCMVEKSIQDGTNWVVFEPNTRALWKQIVRNITAFCLRLWKEGALFGDSPEEAFYVRCDDELNPPESIDAGYVVCELGIAPAKPAEFVVFRISQKTLTE, encoded by the coding sequence ATGCCACAGTATCAAACGCCGGGCGTCTATGTTGAAGAGGTTTCCGGAGGATCAAAACCGATCGAAGCCGGTGCAACCAATGTAGTCGGTTTCCTCGGTATCGCGGAAAAGGGCCCCGTCAATGATCCGACACTGGTAACAAACTGGACCCAGTACAACAAGTTGTTTGGCGGAATGCACCAGGGGGGATGGCTGGGCCATGCCGTCTATCTCTTCTTTCAGAATGGTGGGACCAAATGCTACATCAATAATCTTGCAGCTCCTGAAAAAAGCGGTGCGACGGCAGCTCCCTCTAAGGCAGATGGAAAAGATGGGGCAAAAGAGAATGAGAAGGCCAGCGAGAAGTCGAAGGAGCCCTATGTCGTTAAGAATCCCGACAATATAACAAAGCTCATCATCGGAAAGGATGGTGGCCCTGGAAAACGAAGCGGCTTGCCCGCCTTCAATCCAATATCTGATATTTCGATTGTCTGTGCTCCGGGGGTGGACGATCCTGCGGCCCAGGACGCGATTCTTTCCCACTGTGAACAGAATCGGTTTCGCGTTGCCGTTCTTGATGCCCCCGAAAGCCTGGAAAAGGGAATCGATACCATTCCCATGCCAAGGGATTCCACCATGGGTGCTTACTATTTCCCCTGGGTGAAAATCTACGATGCAGAGGCGGACCAGGATGTCTATGCGCCGCCAAGCGGGGGAGTCGCCGGTGTCTATGGCCGGGTCGACAGTACTCGCGGTGTATTCAAGGCCCCTGCCAACGAAATCTTCAGGGGAGCGACAGGTGTCAAGTATGCACTTACCGATGCCGAACAGGAACTGCTTAATCCCAAAGGAGTGAACTGTATTCGGGAATTCGAGGGACGGGGCATTCGTGTCTGGGGAGCCAGAACCTTTAGTTCCGATCCTGAGTGGCGCTACATCAATGTCCGCCGCCTCTTCTGTATGGTTGAAAAATCAATCCAGGACGGGACCAATTGGGTCGTCTTCGAACCAAATACCCGAGCCTTGTGGAAACAGATCGTCAGAAATATCACCGCTTTCTGTCTTCGCCTGTGGAAGGAAGGAGCGCTCTTCGGTGACTCACCGGAGGAGGCCTTTTACGTTCGTTGTGACGATGAGCTGAACCCTCCCGAGTCGATTGATGCCGGATATGTGGTATGTGAGCTTGGTATTGCACCGGCAAAGCCTGCCGAGTTTGTGGTGTTCAGGATATCTCAGAAGACATTGACCGAGTAA
- a CDS encoding phage tail protein, producing the protein MANYTPTMKTNFKVEIDGVDYGNFISVTGLGATAEITDDIGGIDRNARKIPGKVKYPVVTLTRNSDPKDTILRDWWKTVERGTPERKAVSVVLFDRNGVDEISRRNLFECVPCGWDMSDLNSSESGSITESISIVYEDGDWA; encoded by the coding sequence ATGGCAAATTACACCCCAACGATGAAGACCAATTTCAAGGTGGAGATCGATGGCGTTGATTACGGGAATTTTATTTCCGTAACCGGTCTCGGAGCCACCGCGGAGATCACCGATGACATCGGTGGTATCGACAGAAATGCCCGGAAGATTCCCGGCAAGGTAAAGTATCCAGTTGTGACTCTGACGAGAAACAGTGATCCGAAAGATACTATCTTACGTGACTGGTGGAAGACCGTCGAGCGTGGAACCCCGGAACGAAAAGCGGTATCGGTCGTTCTGTTCGACCGAAACGGTGTTGATGAAATTTCCCGCCGTAACCTTTTCGAATGTGTTCCCTGCGGATGGGACATGTCTGATCTCAACAGTAGCGAATCAGGTTCTATCACCGAAAGCATCTCCATTGTCTATGAAGATGGAGACTGGGCGTAA